A region from the Tigriopus californicus strain San Diego chromosome 9, Tcal_SD_v2.1, whole genome shotgun sequence genome encodes:
- the LOC131886953 gene encoding putative aminopeptidase W07G4.4, whose amino-acid sequence MIGRALLTCPSRAIQSTLRISPVWSTTRRPATATVASRSRSSLSSLSAASSGHLGRVAFRASWSAITTIATRTMTSSSSFPTLPRIELCSDLQSADYDGIVVVSHSVSDLPFGDLQRPLATITAIDKKAEDGLFIAPCQLPAKRIIYSSTGKLDQDSDDVRRYAEAAEKGVARAIEAGCQSPCLLFNVKSQFAQAGIVAALGGLKALYVPLEMREAQPDKAKKVTKIGIFGSEDRVGAKIELVRALEAGRIVSRDVGGSDPERMAAPRVEEYIRQTFENTGIKIEVIQGQPTFEQEYPCFAAVNRCASSIPRHDGRIIWLTYEPEGPVEKTLMLVGKGVTYDTGGLDIKAGGIMAGMCRDKCGAADVAGILKAVSILKPKNVKVVGALAMVRNSCGSDGYVSDEIITTRAGVRLRVGNTDAEGRMAMADVLCHMKEKALNEVNPHLMTIATLTGHAARTYGDYTAIMDNGPAKKDGCSRRIQDISEEFGNPFEVSTIRREDFEHNKDKCGDYVDLLQCNVSPGNPSSRGHQWAGAFLVSASGLDKHMVQSEKPLKYSHLDIAGSSGSLPGPNKAPTVVPLVMNALGAW is encoded by the exons ATGATCGGTCGAGCGCTGCTGACGTGTCCATCCCGAGCGATTCAGTCTACACTCCGAATCTCGCCCGTCTGGAGCACCACCCGCAGGCCCGCCACCGCCACCGTCGCGTCACGCTCGCGCTCAAGCTTATCATCGTTATCAGCCGCCAGCAGTGGTCACCTCGGTCGAGTTGCCTTTCGAGCCAGTTGGTccgccatcaccaccatcgCCACCCGCACCATGACCTCTAGCTCGAGTTTCCCAACTCTACCCCGCATTGAGCTCTGCTCCGATCTTCAATCCGCGGATTATGACGGGATCGTCGTGGTATCGCATTCGGTCTCGGACCTGCCTTTTGGCGACCTTCAGCGACCGTTAGCCACTATCACGGCCATTGATAAGAAGGCCGAAGACGGACTTTTCATCGCGCCCTGCCAATTACCGGCCAAACGCATCATCTACTCCAGTACGGGTAAACTGGACCAGGACAGCGATGACGTCCGCCG ATACGCCGAAGCGGCCGAGAAAGGCGTGGCTCGCGCCATTGAGGCCGGTTGTCAATCGCCTTGTCTgcttttcaatgtcaagagTCAGTTCGCACAAGCCGGGATCGTGGCCGCTTTGGGCGGGTTAAAGGCTTTGTACGTGCCCTTGGAGATGCGCGAAGCCCAGCCcgacaaggccaagaaagtgACCAAGATCGGCATCTTTGGCTCGGAGGACCGAGTGGGAGCCAAGATCGAACTAGTCCGAGCATTGGAAGCCGGACGCATCGTCAGTCGAGATGTGGGAGGTTCCGACCCAGAGCGAATGGCGGCCCCTAG GGTGGAAGAGTACATTCGTCAAACGTTTGAAAACACGGGAATCAAGATTGAGGTCATTCAAGGCCAACCCACCTTTGAGCAAGAGTATCCCTGTTTCGCCGCCGTCAATCGGTGTGCCAGTTCCATTCCCCGACACGATGGGCGGATTATTTGGCTCACCTATGAACCCGAGGGCCCGGTGGAAAAGACCTTGATGTTGGTGGGCAAAGGTGTCACCTATGACACTGGTGGCTTGGACATCAAGGCTGGTG GAATCATGGCGGGTATGTGCCGAGACAAATGTGGCGCCGCTGATGTGGCCGGTATCCTCAAGGCTGTGTCCattctcaagccaaagaacGTGAAGGTCGTGGGTGCCTTGGCCATGGTACGCAATAGCTGCGGGTCTGACGGCTACGTTTCGGATGAGATCATCACAACTCGAGCTGGAGTTCGACTTCGAGTGGGAAACACCGATGCCGAGGGTCGAATGGCCATGGCCGATGTTCTTTGTCACATGAAAGAAAAGGCTTTGAATGAGGTGAACCCGCATTTGATGACCATTGCCACATTGACTGGCCATGCCGCCAGGACCTATGGAGACTACACGGCCATCATGGACAACGGACCGGCCAAGAAAGATGGTTGCTCTCGCCGAATTCAGGACATCTCGGAGGAATTTGGCAATCCCTTTGAAGTGAGCACCATTCGTCGCGAAGACTTTGAGCACAACAAAGACAAATGCGGTGATTACGTCGATCTCCTTCAATGCAACGTGAGCCCAGGCAATCCGAGCTCTCGAGGTCATCAATGGGCTGGAGCCTTCCTAGTCTCG GCTTCTGGATTGGACAAGCACATGGTGCAAAGTGAGAAACCCCTCAAGTACTCCCACTTGGACATTGCCGGATCCTCGGGTTCTCTCCCAGGACCCAACAAAGCTCCCACTGTTGTCCCGCTAGTCATGAATGCCTTGGGAGCTTGGTGA